The proteins below are encoded in one region of uncultured Eubacteriales bacterium:
- a CDS encoding Radical SAM domain protein translates to MEYIPAKHLVIRSKSTEWFGTDHTMNIYKGCCHGCIYCDSRSECYGVEDFDTVRAKENALTIIRDDLQRKVRSGIIGTGAMSDPYNPFEKELLLTRHALELIDAYQFGVAIATKSDLITRDIDILQSIKSHSPVICKLTVTTTDDVLAAKVEPRAPSSTRRLAAIKALSGAGLFAGVLLMPTLPFLEDSVENVISVVEAAADAGARFIYPAFGMTLRQNQREYFLSELERCFPGEGLRARYERQYGAYYQCISPNAKILWAAFTKRCGELGLLYEMKHITSAYQCGYRDLQLSFFE, encoded by the coding sequence GTGGAGTACATTCCCGCCAAGCACCTGGTCATTCGCAGCAAGTCCACGGAATGGTTCGGCACCGACCACACCATGAACATCTACAAGGGCTGCTGCCATGGCTGCATCTACTGCGACAGCCGCAGCGAGTGCTACGGGGTGGAGGACTTTGACACCGTTCGGGCCAAGGAGAATGCCCTGACGATCATCCGGGACGACCTTCAGCGCAAGGTCCGCTCCGGCATCATCGGTACCGGGGCCATGTCCGACCCCTACAACCCCTTTGAAAAGGAACTCCTCCTGACCCGCCATGCCCTGGAGCTGATCGACGCCTACCAGTTCGGCGTCGCCATTGCCACCAAGAGCGACCTCATTACCCGGGACATCGATATTCTGCAATCGATCAAGAGCCACTCACCTGTTATATGTAAACTGACTGTTACCACCACCGACGATGTGCTGGCGGCCAAGGTGGAGCCCCGCGCGCCCTCATCCACCCGCCGCCTGGCGGCCATCAAGGCTCTTTCCGGGGCGGGGCTCTTCGCCGGCGTGCTCCTCATGCCCACGCTGCCCTTCCTGGAGGATAGCGTGGAGAACGTGATCTCAGTGGTAGAGGCTGCCGCTGACGCGGGGGCGAGGTTTATCTACCCCGCCTTCGGGATGACCCTGCGGCAGAACCAGCGGGAGTACTTCCTGAGCGAGTTAGAGCGGTGCTTTCCCGGCGAGGGGCTGCGGGCGAGGTATGAGCGGCAGTACGGGGCGTACTACCAGTGCATCAGCCCCAACGCGAAGATACTATGGGCAGCGTTCACGAAACGCTGCGGCGAGCTGGGCCTCCTCTACGAGATGAAACACATCACCTCCGCCTACCAGTGTGGGTATAGGGATCTGCAGCTCAGCTTTTTTGAATAG
- the ykoT gene encoding Uncharacterized glycosyltransferase YkoT: MNDILYIVVPCYNEEEVLPETSKRLKAKLEGLMAAGEISRGSKILFVNDGSRDATWDMIAALHREDPVFSGVNLTRNRGHQNALLAGLMTAKDRADMVISMDADLQDDVGAVDAMVRKFHEGCDIVYGVRSSRKKDTFFKRFTAEGFYRVMSFLGAETVFNHADYRLLSKRALEGLAEFKEVNLFLRGIVPMIGYTTATVEYERGERFAGESKYPLKKMISFAMEGVTSLSTKPIRYITGLGFLIFAVSILMLIYSVVRWATGATIIGWASVICSVWAIGGLILLALGIIGEYIGKIYLETKGRPRFLIKDLLDEGK, translated from the coding sequence ATGAATGATATTCTCTATATCGTCGTTCCCTGCTACAATGAGGAGGAGGTTTTGCCCGAAACCTCCAAGCGCCTGAAGGCCAAATTGGAGGGGCTGATGGCGGCGGGAGAGATCTCTCGGGGCAGCAAAATACTTTTTGTGAATGACGGCTCAAGGGACGCTACCTGGGACATGATTGCGGCCCTCCACCGGGAGGACCCCGTCTTCTCCGGCGTGAATCTGACCCGCAACCGAGGCCACCAGAATGCCCTCCTGGCCGGGCTGATGACCGCCAAGGATCGGGCAGACATGGTGATCTCCATGGACGCCGACCTCCAGGACGACGTGGGCGCGGTGGACGCCATGGTGCGCAAGTTTCACGAGGGCTGCGACATTGTCTATGGCGTACGCTCCTCCCGGAAGAAAGACACTTTCTTTAAGCGCTTTACCGCGGAGGGTTTCTACCGGGTAATGAGCTTTTTGGGGGCGGAGACTGTCTTTAACCACGCGGACTACCGTCTCCTGTCCAAACGGGCGCTGGAGGGGTTGGCCGAGTTCAAGGAGGTAAACCTCTTTCTCCGCGGCATCGTGCCCATGATCGGCTACACCACCGCCACCGTGGAGTACGAGCGGGGAGAGCGTTTCGCGGGGGAGAGCAAGTACCCTCTTAAAAAGATGATCTCCTTCGCCATGGAGGGAGTCACCAGCCTGTCCACCAAGCCTATCCGGTATATCACGGGGCTGGGTTTCCTGATTTTCGCCGTGTCCATCCTCATGCTCATCTACTCTGTGGTCCGCTGGGCCACGGGGGCCACTATCATCGGCTGGGCCAGCGTCATCTGCTCGGTCTGGGCCATTGGGGGGCTAATTTTGCTCGCCCTAGGCATCATCGGGGAGTATATAGGAAAAATCTATCTGGAGACCAAGGGCCGCCCCCGCTTCCTCATCAAGGACCTGCTGGACGAGGGGAAGTAG